CAGAAAGGTCTACAACTCTGAGAGAAGGCATGGCACTAAAAAGTAACTCTGGTATTGGTCTTAAGCTGGGATTCCTTTGGAGGAAAAGAAGTACCAGGTTAGGAGAATAAAGTTTTTGTGGAAGTGAATAGAGTTTTTTTGGAAGTGAAGGGAATGTGTCTGTCAAGTCCATAACACCAGCTTGTTTCCATTGATCCTCATTTGGAGGTTTCTTCATTTTATCACCTTCATTTCTAAAGACTAGATGCTTTGGTAGGGTGGAATTGGCTAGGTTAAAACTTTCAAGGGGTTCTGGTGATGAATAATCTGTATCTGAACTTTTGCCTCGATCCAATTCCAACTCCACGGTCTTGTCTCTTGCAAGAATGCGataattttcttttcctgaAAGAAAATCCCAGCGCAAGAATCCATTACTTAGATTCTGCCATTTACTCAAAGAAGTCCCACGAGGGATTTCCAAGCTGATGTCCATGAACTGTGATAACTCGCCCTCTACTGAGATGCTGACTAGCGTTGTGGTTTCTGGATCGGTGCTCAGGATTGGGGGCTTATTACCACTTTCGGCTCCAGAAGAAATGTCACCTCGTATGTTGAAAGCAGTTCCTGGAGTATCGTTTGATTGAGAAGAACCAGATCCACCGTCCACCTGCTCCAATTGTAAAATCCTTTCTACCTCCGGAGTGGTGGCTTTAGGCTCCATCTGTGTAGAAGGATAAGCAGCAGACACGACTTCATCCTCAAGCTGTAACACGGGCTTAGACAATCCAGGAAATTGAGCAGCCCCATGCTCTTCTTGAATGCTAGGTGACAATTTCATCGAGCCTGCTTCATGATCACCTTTTGCTTCGTATACTTGCAATTTTTTCTGCCCAACTTTCTCTTCACTTGGTGCAGCAGATAAATCAGTAGGAGGGGGAAACATTTCTGTTTCATCCTGATGCTCCACCTCATCTTGCGACGTTGAACTTTTAGCTGAATCGGACTTGACTACATTTTCTCCTACGTGCTGTTGGTCTTTAGATTCCAAGGAAATGTCTTTTTCTTTCGATTCTTGTGGCCGTGGTATCAGCTCCATGGAAGAATCTCGAACTGACGATTGTCCAATTTTGTTTACATCATCTTTCGGGTAAATCTCCTccaattttttagttttttggcTCTGGATCAACGTCTCCTGTGAGAATTCTTGCCATCCTTTAGCACTGTCTTCGAGCTTTTTCCCGGATTTCATCCTCTGCACCTTTTCATCCTTTGATGACTTCCTTGTATCCTTGCGAGTTGGCCAACTGAATTCAGTTCGTTTCACATACTGTCCCTGCGCGTAAAAGTGTTGTTCATCTTTCCTATCAAACTCCTTCAATTGTTGAATTTGGGAGTACAAAACGAGCAGTTTCTCAAGCAGTTCAGTATAGTTGAGGTGACGACTCccagtctttttctttttccccaggGCATCACGAGCGTGTGTTTGAAATTCTTTTGCTTCTTGTACGCCAATGAAGAGTGCAGTTGAAATTTTGTTCCGCTCAAGTGCTTTGTCTATCGCATCCTCAACTTGATTTATATCGTCTGATAGCTGGTCATTAGCCACTTCAATCTGCCGCAACATCCTCTTTTTTAGTCTCCACATTTCTAGTTTGCTAGGCCAAATGCCACCTGATTTATCCACCAGCGCCATACTTGAACCGAAACACAAACTGCAGGAAGGTTAGGAAAACAGTACTTGTATTAAGCAAAACCTTTAAGAGACCATAGTAAGCAAACCTTTGAAGATTCATAGACGCGTAATATCCACCACTTTAGGAACTCAAAAACTCGAGTTTACGAAAACTATATGTGATAAAGCgcaatgaaattttcaaaattaaattgTGAAACTACGTAAGAAAACTTGCTTTTCCGCGTCCTTCATGTTCAAAATTAACTCATAGCTGCGTAGGTTTAAAAGTGCAATGAATCTTTTGTTCAACTTCTTATTCCATTCCCTGCCCCACATTCTATTGTATTATCATATCTTCGTCACAAAGATCTTACTGTAATTCTTGAAGCTTCCTTTAGTTATAATAACTACCAATAGGATAAAAAATAGAATACAATAggctatatatatgtatatatatatatattataggaaaacaaaaaatataatagaaaattcataaaattcCCATGTTTCTGTGATATTTTTGTTGTTAGTCGGttaaatttagggtttttccccaTTAGTAGTTATTAGAATTTAAGAAAATCAAAAAGAGTTGAAATAAGATTGGAATTTAAGGAAACCAAACACCACACCACTATGCGCAACTCCCACTTAGAGTATAATAACGATATAAGATATTTCCTCCGTACCATAAAGATaggtttgtttctttttcacaCAAATTAAGAAA
This Coffea arabica cultivar ET-39 chromosome 3e, Coffea Arabica ET-39 HiFi, whole genome shotgun sequence DNA region includes the following protein-coding sequences:
- the LOC113736864 gene encoding uncharacterized protein; translated protein: MALVDKSGGIWPSKLEMWRLKKRMLRQIEVANDQLSDDINQVEDAIDKALERNKISTALFIGVQEAKEFQTHARDALGKKKKTGSRHLNYTELLEKLLVLYSQIQQLKEFDRKDEQHFYAQGQYVKRTEFSWPTRKDTRKSSKDEKVQRMKSGKKLEDSAKGWQEFSQETLIQSQKTKKLEEIYPKDDVNKIGQSSVRDSSMELIPRPQESKEKDISLESKDQQHVGENVVKSDSAKSSTSQDEVEHQDETEMFPPPTDLSAAPSEEKVGQKKLQVYEAKGDHEAGSMKLSPSIQEEHGAAQFPGLSKPVLQLEDEVVSAAYPSTQMEPKATTPEVERILQLEQVDGGSGSSQSNDTPGTAFNIRGDISSGAESGNKPPILSTDPETTTLVSISVEGELSQFMDISLEIPRGTSLSKWQNLSNGFLRWDFLSGKENYRILARDKTVELELDRGKSSDTDYSSPEPLESFNLANSTLPKHLVFRNEGDKMKKPPNEDQWKQAGVMDLTDTFPSLPKKLYSLPQKLYSPNLVLLFLQRNPSLRPIPELLFSAMPSLRVVDLSDNRFRSLPSSIFGLHKLQVLILRDCSFIYMFPPEIKGLEHIEVLDLLGTELEKAPDELGQLTNLRHLQISFYGTDDGRESDHLPNVLLSSETVSKLQHLEALTIVVHPEDLRWVKNAEAIMQDIGNLEHLSYLHFYFTKVEIMERFIRSPAWKIIGSNKFKFVVGQDVKRIVDRVSGDVEHKFNEQDRCLRFVNGKEVPEAVENVLSYVTAFYLDHHSAVCSLSEFGITNSRQLSFCVVRECPNIEFIISEIIDEPAYPSLEYLGLHYLWKLESICKDQPHKGSFRALKSLTVATCPTLEYIFSGSLAQCFCNLEELIVEDCESLKEIIERSDEMDNDDFSALPRLRKIKLYYLPQLFRLLYEGERSLEDPLPSRDCQLESVTLHSCPKLDRSLLKQPLVKELIEEDYKLAT